GTGTTGTTATCGGGCAATCATGCGAAAATTGATGAGTGGCGAGAAGAGCAGTCATTTTTACGTACATTGCAACGTCGACCAGATCTTTTAGGTGCATTAGAATTGACGGAAAAACAACAAAAAATCCTTGAGAAAATTAAATCACAAATGTAAAGCAAAACTACTTGAAATGCCATATTTTTTATGTTAAAATTCAATCTGTGCTAAATATGCACTGAATTACGGTGTTCCGCTGTGGCGTAAAGTGCGCGTGCAAGAGCATCTGTCTAAGGAGAGAAAACAATGTCAAACATTATTACAGAGATCACAAAATCTCAATTACGTACAGACTTAGCTTCATTCAAACCGGGTGACACAGTTAAGGTACACGTTAAAATCGTTGAGGGTACTCGTGAGCGTATCCAATTATTCGAAGGTGTAGTTATTAAACGTCGTGGTGGCGGAATTAGCGAAACTTTCACAGTACGTAAAATTTCTTACGGCGTTGGTGTAGAGCGTACTTTCCCAGTACACACTCCAAAAATCGCTCAATTAGAAGTAGTTCGTAAAGGTAAAGTACGTCGTGCTAAACTTTACTACCTACGTAACTTACGTGGTAAAGCT
This portion of the Solibacillus daqui genome encodes:
- the rplS gene encoding 50S ribosomal protein L19 gives rise to the protein MSNIITEITKSQLRTDLASFKPGDTVKVHVKIVEGTRERIQLFEGVVIKRRGGGISETFTVRKISYGVGVERTFPVHTPKIAQLEVVRKGKVRRAKLYYLRNLRGKAARIKEIR